The Spirochaetales bacterium genome window below encodes:
- a CDS encoding PAS domain S-box protein yields MDDFTDKSFTAFQPFFDHLSDIVLFHDDSFTIRWMNESAGEYFCLSPTETKGKLCYTVLMHKEKPCTGCPMRTSIAAGKPEKAEFPGIDGRMITVTGIPYGDERFSGALMLIHNKTDEKDEISFLHKREKMFRQLFENLNEVLFLRSNDRFVYISPSFEKIWGIPRETLYSDPSVLFGSMHPEDRARIASYYNMNVFRSYKMIDEQYRIIRPDGELRWISAKSLPIKDDTGKSVSRAGICEDITARKLMEAEFKLREKYLENIFNQMPYPIDIMDSSGTIIMVNKAFLEVYNIPSPDDIVGKFNLFSEPVAKSSGILAYIEEALHGRTVFIPEMKVPVSHINKEYGLDIRTNLIFEWTIFPLYLNNDKPIGIVIIRRDVSEVVGNREELERKNIALKEVLAQIELDKKEIHEQVNLNVEQLLIPAIDRFIGKVSDNDELRKAALSIKESCRQICSPFARNLKGRLMKLSPREIELCNLIKNGLTNKEIARVLNLSVLTIEKHRYRIRKKLNIVNKEINLYTYLSNL; encoded by the coding sequence ATGGACGATTTTACGGATAAATCTTTTACGGCGTTTCAACCATTTTTCGATCATCTCTCGGATATCGTTCTGTTTCATGACGATTCATTCACCATCAGATGGATGAATGAAAGCGCAGGTGAGTATTTCTGTCTTTCTCCTACCGAAACGAAAGGAAAGCTGTGTTACACGGTCCTCATGCATAAAGAAAAGCCGTGCACCGGTTGTCCCATGCGCACGTCCATCGCAGCCGGAAAACCTGAAAAAGCCGAGTTTCCCGGCATCGACGGCAGGATGATAACGGTAACGGGAATACCGTACGGCGATGAAAGATTTTCCGGTGCGCTCATGCTGATACACAATAAAACCGACGAAAAAGATGAAATCAGCTTCCTGCACAAACGTGAAAAAATGTTCAGACAGCTCTTCGAGAACCTGAACGAAGTCCTGTTCCTCCGCTCGAACGACCGCTTCGTCTATATAAGCCCTTCGTTCGAGAAAATATGGGGCATACCGCGCGAGACACTCTACTCAGACCCCTCGGTGTTGTTCGGGAGTATGCATCCCGAAGACAGAGCCCGTATCGCATCATACTATAACATGAATGTCTTCCGGTCGTATAAGATGATCGATGAACAATACAGAATAATCCGGCCCGACGGCGAACTGCGATGGATCTCCGCAAAAAGCCTCCCCATAAAAGACGATACGGGGAAATCGGTGAGCCGAGCGGGGATCTGTGAGGATATAACGGCCCGCAAACTCATGGAAGCCGAGTTCAAACTGCGGGAGAAATACCTCGAGAATATATTCAATCAGATGCCGTATCCGATCGACATCATGGACAGTTCAGGAACGATCATTATGGTCAACAAAGCCTTTCTCGAGGTCTACAATATACCGAGCCCGGACGATATCGTCGGTAAATTCAACCTGTTCAGTGAACCGGTGGCGAAGTCGTCGGGGATCCTCGCCTATATCGAAGAGGCCTTGCATGGCAGGACCGTTTTTATTCCCGAAATGAAAGTTCCCGTATCGCATATCAACAAGGAATACGGACTCGATATCCGTACCAATCTCATTTTCGAATGGACCATATTCCCCCTTTATTTGAACAACGACAAACCTATCGGGATTGTCATCATCCGGAGGGACGTCTCGGAAGTCGTCGGGAACAGGGAGGAACTCGAAAGAAAAAACATCGCCCTGAAAGAAGTGCTTGCACAGATCGAACTCGATAAAAAGGAAATACACGAACAGGTCAATCTGAATGTGGAGCAGCTTCTCATACCCGCAATTGACAGGTTTATCGGAAAGGTATCCGACAATGACGAATTGAGAAAAGCCGCTTTATCCATCAAGGAAAGCTGCAGACAGATATGTTCTCCCTTTGCACGGAATCTCAAAGGCCGCCTCATGAAGCTGAGTCCGAGGGAAATCGAACTCTGCAATCTGATAAAAAACGGTCTCACCAACAAGGAAATCGCCCGCGTACTCAATCTCTCCGTTCTCACGATCGAAAAACACCGCTACAGAATTCGAAAAAAACTCAACATCGTCAACAAGGAGATCAATCTGTACACCTACCTCTCCAATCTCTGA
- a CDS encoding response regulator transcription factor yields the protein MKILIVEDDAITMEFVRKGLQESGYNVECAADGEQGLSLARHGRFDAAIIDIMIPKIDGLTMIERLRAEGSNTPFLILSAKRTVDDRILGFKKGGDDYLTKPFSFSELLVRLQALLRRSSYAGNQNRLSIGDLTIDIFTRKVKRAGKEIELQPREFSLLEYFMRNPGITLSKTLLLENIWGYRFDTHTNVVDVLVHRLRNKIDRGFGRELIRTVRGMGYMIKDDKD from the coding sequence ATGAAAATATTGATTGTGGAAGACGATGCAATAACGATGGAGTTCGTCCGCAAAGGATTGCAGGAAAGCGGGTATAATGTGGAATGCGCAGCCGACGGCGAACAGGGGCTATCCCTTGCACGTCACGGCCGTTTCGATGCGGCAATCATCGACATCATGATCCCGAAAATCGACGGATTGACAATGATCGAGCGGCTTCGCGCGGAAGGCAGCAATACACCTTTCCTCATTCTCAGCGCGAAACGGACGGTCGACGACAGGATTTTGGGTTTCAAAAAAGGGGGAGACGATTATCTCACAAAACCGTTCTCTTTTTCGGAGCTTCTTGTCAGGCTGCAGGCGCTGCTTCGAAGGTCGTCTTACGCGGGCAATCAGAACCGGTTGAGTATCGGAGATTTGACGATCGACATATTTACACGAAAAGTGAAGCGGGCGGGAAAAGAGATCGAATTGCAGCCGCGGGAGTTTTCACTCCTCGAATATTTTATGCGAAATCCCGGCATCACCCTGTCGAAAACATTACTTCTGGAGAATATTTGGGGATACCGGTTCGACACCCATACGAATGTGGTCGATGTACTGGTCCATCGGTTGAGAAACAAGATCGACAGGGGCTTCGGCAGGGAACTCATTCGTACGGTACGGGGCATGGGATATATGATAAAAGATGACAAGGATTAA
- a CDS encoding Do family serine endopeptidase, whose product MNSKGIFIARERIPAVSFLKTVMAAAVMFLLFSAFTCNSETSKVLSDMNTAQSQDSSGVSVVSPAILQSSYRNTVKKVLPVVVEVNVVDIVHVTIPDFSPFSFFFDQLPNGGGSGGSSGGEREYKQYGLGSGVIVRQTKDTAYVLTNNHVVGEAEEISIKLPDGREFKGSLVGNDEHKDLALVAFKTDKPVPVAELGDSSILEPGDVVLAIGNPLGFESTVTAGIVSAIGRKSDGGTDISTFTDYIQTDASINQGNSGGALVNLEGQVIGINTWIASPSGGNVGIGFAIPINNAKTAINDFITKGRIEYGWLGINIGEPVDGVADDMHLAGIKGAMVFDVFTGSPADKADIFPGDFITVIDGKQVSDSQELIFTVSKLTPGQTVALKLIRQGKEKLVEVEIASRGDEKSIKDKAANLWPGMTVVGLTDDIRKQLNLKGNIGNVVVGSVVMGSPADIAGFKGGDIIRTINKKPVASTADFYRLFADREREKVFTIYREGRELILGLVRQS is encoded by the coding sequence ATGAACAGTAAAGGTATTTTTATCGCACGGGAAAGGATACCGGCGGTATCCTTTCTGAAAACGGTGATGGCGGCGGCCGTCATGTTTCTTCTGTTTTCGGCTTTCACATGCAACAGCGAGACATCGAAGGTGCTGTCGGATATGAACACGGCGCAATCGCAAGACTCATCAGGTGTATCGGTCGTGTCGCCTGCAATCCTGCAAAGTTCCTACAGAAACACGGTAAAAAAGGTATTGCCCGTTGTCGTCGAGGTGAATGTCGTCGATATCGTCCATGTGACGATTCCGGATTTTTCCCCGTTCTCGTTTTTCTTCGACCAGTTGCCGAACGGCGGAGGTTCGGGCGGGAGTTCCGGTGGTGAAAGGGAATACAAGCAGTACGGCCTCGGTTCGGGGGTTATCGTACGCCAGACAAAGGACACCGCATATGTGCTCACCAACAACCATGTGGTCGGTGAAGCTGAAGAAATCAGCATTAAACTCCCCGACGGACGCGAGTTCAAGGGGAGTCTCGTCGGGAACGACGAACATAAAGACCTGGCCCTTGTCGCGTTTAAAACGGACAAACCGGTTCCCGTCGCCGAACTCGGTGATTCATCGATTTTGGAGCCGGGGGATGTGGTTCTCGCAATCGGAAACCCGCTCGGGTTTGAATCGACAGTGACGGCGGGTATTGTCAGCGCGATCGGAAGAAAATCCGACGGCGGTACCGATATATCGACGTTCACCGATTACATACAGACGGATGCTTCGATCAACCAGGGCAACTCGGGGGGCGCGCTCGTCAACCTCGAAGGACAGGTGATCGGAATCAATACCTGGATCGCCTCGCCGTCCGGCGGGAATGTGGGAATCGGTTTCGCGATTCCGATCAACAACGCGAAAACCGCTATCAACGATTTTATCACAAAGGGAAGGATCGAATACGGGTGGCTGGGAATCAATATCGGTGAACCCGTTGACGGGGTCGCCGACGACATGCACCTTGCGGGAATCAAGGGCGCGATGGTCTTCGATGTCTTTACCGGTTCACCGGCGGACAAGGCTGACATATTCCCCGGTGACTTTATTACGGTAATAGACGGGAAGCAGGTGTCGGATTCTCAGGAATTGATATTCACCGTATCGAAACTCACACCAGGACAGACGGTAGCGCTGAAACTCATAAGGCAGGGTAAGGAAAAACTGGTCGAGGTCGAGATCGCAAGCCGCGGGGACGAAAAATCGATCAAGGATAAAGCGGCAAATCTCTGGCCGGGGATGACCGTTGTCGGCCTTACCGACGATATCAGAAAACAGCTGAACCTGAAGGGTAATATCGGAAACGTCGTTGTCGGTTCGGTCGTTATGGGAAGTCCTGCGGATATCGCCGGTTTCAAGGGCGGGGATATTATCCGCACGATCAACAAGAAACCGGTCGCTTCGACGGCGGATTTTTACAGATTGTTTGCCGACAGGGAGAGAGAAAAGGTGTTCACGATATACAGGGAAGGCCGGGAGCTCATTTTAGGACTTGTAAGGCAGTCATGA
- a CDS encoding methyltetrahydrofolate cobalamin methyltransferase encodes MKIIGEKINGTRQRVKSAISARNAVFLQDLARKQAEAGASWLDINAGTLPEREPEDMVWLVETVQEAVDIPLCLDSTNPAALEAGIRAAKLTPMINSISGEASRLEEILPLAAGAGCPVIALAMDHIQIPETCGERFAIVQKVVSATRSSGIPDQQIYIDPLVMALSTNIESVNVFIETLKAVRAEYPDIHFTAGLSNISFGLPARSYINRTFLTLAMVAGLDTAIMDPLDRELQAAILTTQLVLGRDDYCLNFTQAYRDGVFSDR; translated from the coding sequence ATGAAAATAATCGGAGAGAAAATTAATGGCACAAGGCAGCGTGTAAAAAGCGCGATCTCCGCCAGAAACGCGGTATTCCTCCAGGACCTTGCCCGCAAGCAGGCCGAAGCCGGCGCGAGCTGGCTCGATATCAACGCGGGGACACTCCCCGAGCGTGAACCCGAAGACATGGTCTGGCTCGTCGAAACCGTTCAGGAGGCGGTCGATATTCCGCTTTGTCTGGATTCGACGAATCCGGCCGCACTTGAAGCGGGTATCAGGGCGGCGAAGCTGACACCGATGATCAACTCAATCAGCGGTGAAGCGTCCAGACTGGAGGAGATTCTTCCGCTTGCCGCCGGTGCGGGTTGTCCCGTTATCGCCCTTGCCATGGACCATATTCAGATACCGGAAACATGCGGTGAACGGTTTGCGATTGTTCAGAAGGTCGTCTCGGCAACACGGTCCTCCGGTATTCCCGACCAACAAATCTATATCGATCCCCTTGTCATGGCCCTCAGCACCAATATCGAGAGCGTCAATGTTTTTATCGAAACCTTGAAGGCGGTCCGCGCGGAATACCCAGATATACATTTCACAGCCGGTCTGAGTAATATATCTTTCGGTTTGCCGGCGCGGTCATATATAAACAGAACCTTTTTGACACTGGCCATGGTAGCCGGCCTCGACACCGCGATTATGGATCCGCTCGACAGGGAACTGCAGGCCGCCATTCTCACCACGCAACTGGTTCTTGGCCGTGACGATTATTGTCTGAACTTCACCCAGGCATACCGGGACGGTGTTTTTTCAGACAGGTGA
- a CDS encoding HAMP domain-containing histidine kinase produces MTRIKASKFTIRLTLYYSVIFIVSSIVMVTIVYFFLRHELNGHHSQEIRHRLLEYWAQYEAGGIGLVEREFGFEKKYQKTYQMLLRIADKGNRTLFLGASDQIVAFDITPLLTVPSPDTGIPILLSSSRYPYDIDVRTIEMEPGIFLQVGLSTEFVMKIVSVIRQGFFFLLIPFICFGIAGGYFIASRLLSPIKKLIRTVSSIKRTADISKRIRETGSGDELDTLIKLFNGMLDRIGSLINAMHVTLDNVAHDLKTPLTRIRGIAERAAGDSGDAGKKDEALLMCIEQSDIVLKMLNTIMDISESEAGVMALKKSDVAVRYMIDQLLELYGYVAEEKGIDISTDVEQHLTISADPDRLRQAVGNLIDNAVKYTGPGGHVAVYAFEENGSVVIRITDTGAGIPQDELEHIWKRLYRIDRSGTDTGLGLGLSIVKAVVTAHGGTVDVASTPGRGSVFTIVLPISA; encoded by the coding sequence ATGACAAGGATTAAGGCCTCCAAATTCACCATTCGATTGACCCTCTATTATTCGGTGATTTTTATCGTCTCGTCGATTGTGATGGTGACGATCGTTTATTTTTTTCTCAGGCATGAATTGAACGGTCATCATTCGCAGGAGATCCGCCATCGTCTCCTCGAATACTGGGCGCAGTACGAAGCGGGGGGAATCGGACTCGTCGAAAGGGAGTTCGGATTCGAGAAAAAGTATCAGAAAACATATCAGATGCTGCTGCGAATTGCAGACAAAGGGAACAGAACGCTTTTTTTGGGAGCCTCCGACCAGATTGTCGCGTTCGATATAACGCCGCTTCTGACCGTGCCGTCTCCCGATACCGGCATCCCTATCCTGCTTTCCTCATCACGGTATCCGTATGATATCGATGTCCGGACGATTGAAATGGAACCGGGAATCTTCCTTCAGGTCGGACTGAGTACCGAATTCGTCATGAAAATCGTTTCCGTTATCAGGCAGGGCTTTTTCTTTTTACTCATACCATTCATCTGTTTCGGGATAGCCGGGGGATATTTCATCGCTTCACGCCTGCTTTCTCCGATAAAAAAACTCATCCGTACCGTATCGTCGATCAAAAGGACAGCCGATATTTCAAAACGGATAAGGGAAACGGGAAGCGGCGACGAACTCGATACGTTGATAAAGCTTTTTAACGGCATGCTCGACCGGATTGGTTCGCTTATCAACGCGATGCACGTCACCCTCGATAATGTCGCGCACGATCTGAAAACACCCCTCACGCGAATACGGGGAATCGCGGAGCGGGCGGCCGGCGATTCCGGGGACGCCGGGAAAAAAGATGAAGCTCTTTTAATGTGCATCGAGCAATCCGATATCGTCCTCAAGATGCTCAATACGATCATGGATATTTCCGAATCGGAAGCCGGTGTTATGGCGCTGAAAAAAAGCGATGTCGCCGTCCGCTATATGATCGATCAGCTGCTTGAGCTATACGGCTATGTCGCGGAAGAAAAAGGGATAGATATCAGTACCGATGTGGAACAACACCTGACGATTTCCGCGGATCCCGACCGTCTGCGCCAGGCGGTCGGGAACCTCATCGACAACGCGGTCAAATATACCGGTCCCGGAGGGCATGTCGCCGTATACGCATTCGAGGAGAACGGGTCCGTCGTGATCCGGATAACGGATACCGGGGCCGGTATTCCTCAGGATGAACTCGAGCATATCTGGAAACGGCTTTACCGGATCGACAGAAGCGGGACGGATACCGGACTCGGGCTGGGGCTGAGTATCGTAAAAGCCGTAGTCACCGCCCACGGCGGCACGGTCGATGTGGCGAGTACCCCCGGCAGGGGATCGGTATTCACCATCGTTCTGCCCATTTCCGCCTGA
- a CDS encoding plasma-membrane proton-efflux P-type ATPase: MKTLKKKLRKSIVTDRISAQMKLYRSLSVGETMRKLQTTPEGLDDREAERRGAEYGYNRIEEKTTHPLLKLLSYFWGPIPWMIEIAGVLSGILGRWEDTAVIAVLLLVNVATAFWEEYKASSTIAALKKRMAVSSRVKRNGNWIMKGAEEIVPGDILRLRIGDIVPADVKLLAGESIQVDQSALTGEAFPVVLSPSSIAFSGSIVKQGEIDAVVYATGMNTYFGQTTHLVKDTKESSHFQKAILRIGNFLIVSAFLLIIVILTVSMFRGIDILTNLQFSLILLVAAIPVAMPTVLSITMAIGARALAKKKVIVSHLSSIEELAGIDILCSDKTGTLTRNKLTVGKPFVVNGYGEDKLFLFGSLASRKEDGDAIDTAVIESSAASLRNYTIRHFSPFDPVHKRTEAHVETPEGKDFYVTKGAPQVILDMSSNREEVKDAVGREIRGFAAKGYRSLGVAYAEKPEDWQFAGIIPLYDPLRRDSRAMVDKTRKMGIEVKMITGDHDIIAGQVAGELGLGGKIMKADGLLKDDEEANVRNIEEASGVAQVYPEHKYTIVDLLKQHDHIVGMTGDGVNDAPALKKADVGIAVSGSTDAARSAADIILLRPGLSVIIDAIRESRKIFSRMTSYATYRIAESIRILLFMTMSILAFNFYPVTAIMIVLIALLNDGAIVSIAYDRATASRKPEHWHIPELITVSSILGVMGVAASFLLFYIGENIFHLDRDIIRTLIYLKLSVAGHLTIFITRTKGHFWTQRPSAVLFWAVVITQLVATLIAVYGVFMMPLGWGWALIVWGYAIVWFIINDIVKAAAVRVFRLYRT; the protein is encoded by the coding sequence ATGAAAACCTTGAAAAAGAAACTGCGAAAAAGCATCGTGACGGACCGGATATCGGCACAGATGAAATTATACAGAAGTCTCTCCGTCGGCGAGACGATGCGAAAGCTTCAAACGACTCCGGAAGGTCTTGACGATAGGGAAGCGGAAAGAAGGGGGGCCGAATACGGATACAACAGGATCGAAGAAAAAACCACACATCCCCTTCTGAAGCTTCTCTCGTACTTCTGGGGCCCAATACCGTGGATGATTGAAATTGCCGGCGTGCTTTCCGGTATTCTGGGCAGGTGGGAAGATACGGCCGTTATCGCCGTGTTACTCCTGGTCAATGTCGCGACCGCGTTCTGGGAAGAATATAAAGCGAGTTCGACTATTGCGGCGTTGAAAAAAAGGATGGCTGTCAGTTCGCGTGTCAAAAGGAACGGAAACTGGATCATGAAAGGGGCGGAGGAGATCGTTCCCGGCGATATACTCCGCCTCAGGATCGGGGATATCGTCCCCGCCGATGTCAAACTTCTTGCGGGAGAATCGATACAGGTGGACCAGTCGGCCCTGACCGGTGAAGCCTTTCCGGTCGTTCTTTCCCCATCGTCGATCGCTTTTTCCGGATCGATCGTGAAACAGGGAGAGATCGATGCGGTAGTTTACGCAACGGGAATGAATACGTACTTCGGACAGACGACACACCTCGTCAAGGATACGAAGGAAAGCAGTCATTTTCAAAAGGCGATACTCAGAATCGGTAATTTTCTTATTGTCAGTGCATTTTTGCTTATCATCGTCATACTCACCGTATCGATGTTCCGGGGTATCGATATTCTCACCAATCTTCAGTTCTCCCTCATCCTCCTGGTCGCAGCGATTCCCGTGGCGATGCCGACGGTACTCTCGATAACAATGGCGATCGGCGCCAGGGCATTGGCGAAAAAAAAGGTGATTGTCAGCCATCTCTCCTCGATTGAAGAACTCGCGGGCATCGATATACTTTGCTCGGACAAGACGGGGACCCTGACCCGAAACAAACTCACCGTCGGCAAACCGTTTGTCGTGAACGGGTACGGCGAAGACAAACTTTTTCTTTTCGGCTCACTCGCGTCGAGAAAAGAGGACGGCGACGCCATCGACACCGCCGTCATCGAAAGCAGCGCGGCTTCACTGCGGAATTATACGATACGGCATTTTTCACCCTTCGATCCGGTGCATAAACGTACGGAAGCGCATGTTGAAACGCCGGAAGGAAAGGATTTTTATGTGACAAAAGGGGCCCCGCAGGTGATTCTGGATATGTCGTCAAACAGGGAAGAGGTGAAGGATGCCGTCGGCAGAGAAATACGGGGATTTGCCGCAAAGGGGTACCGTTCGCTGGGAGTCGCGTACGCCGAAAAACCGGAAGACTGGCAATTTGCGGGTATTATTCCGCTTTACGATCCGCTCAGGCGCGATTCAAGGGCGATGGTCGACAAGACGCGAAAAATGGGCATCGAGGTCAAGATGATTACGGGCGATCATGATATAATCGCCGGACAGGTCGCGGGTGAACTTGGTCTCGGCGGGAAGATCATGAAAGCGGACGGGCTTTTGAAGGATGACGAGGAGGCGAACGTGAGAAACATCGAGGAGGCTTCGGGCGTCGCGCAGGTGTATCCGGAGCATAAATACACGATTGTCGATCTTCTCAAACAACACGATCACATTGTGGGCATGACCGGAGACGGGGTGAATGACGCCCCCGCGCTCAAGAAGGCGGATGTCGGTATCGCCGTTTCAGGTTCCACGGATGCCGCCCGTTCCGCAGCGGATATCATTTTACTAAGGCCGGGGTTGTCCGTCATCATTGATGCGATCAGGGAAAGCAGGAAAATCTTCAGCCGTATGACGAGTTACGCAACATACCGCATTGCCGAATCGATCAGGATTCTTCTCTTTATGACGATGTCGATTCTGGCGTTCAATTTTTATCCCGTCACGGCGATCATGATCGTACTTATTGCGTTACTGAACGACGGTGCGATCGTATCCATCGCATATGACAGGGCGACGGCCTCAAGGAAGCCGGAACACTGGCACATTCCCGAGCTAATCACCGTTTCGTCGATACTCGGGGTTATGGGCGTGGCCGCATCGTTTTTGCTGTTTTACATCGGGGAGAATATATTCCATCTCGACAGGGATATCATACGGACACTCATCTATCTGAAATTATCCGTTGCGGGTCATCTTACGATTTTCATAACGAGAACAAAGGGTCATTTTTGGACCCAGCGTCCCTCGGCAGTCCTTTTTTGGGCCGTCGTCATAACGCAGCTGGTAGCGACGCTTATCGCGGTCTACGGCGTATTCATGATGCCCCTTGGCTGGGGATGGGCCCTTATTGTCTGGGGGTATGCGATCGTCTGGTTCATTATAAACGATATCGTAAAAGCGGCGGCGGTAAGGGTGTTCCGTCTATATCGAACATAA